In Oceanobacillus sp. FSL K6-2867, one DNA window encodes the following:
- a CDS encoding 3'-5' exonuclease, which yields MEFVAIDFETANEKRFSPCAVGLVVANEHGIMDEFYSLINPLMEFKSFNTYIHGITEYEVADAPTFAELWPTLRNYLNNHLTIAHNASFDMSVIRNTLDYYKLSYPEMDYLCTVNIAKKLWPELENHKLNTLATYHNLQFEHHHALEDARVAAQVMIQALRDTKTNSLDRFLEECSMTKGSIYEHGYYPPKTKRVKRSTTMFFK from the coding sequence ATGGAGTTTGTAGCAATAGACTTTGAAACTGCTAATGAAAAACGCTTTAGTCCTTGTGCAGTAGGTTTAGTAGTAGCCAATGAGCATGGGATAATGGATGAATTTTACAGTCTTATCAATCCGTTAATGGAATTTAAATCATTCAATACGTATATTCATGGGATTACTGAATATGAAGTTGCCGATGCTCCTACATTTGCTGAGCTTTGGCCGACATTGCGGAATTATTTAAACAACCATCTAACAATCGCACATAATGCAAGCTTTGATATGAGTGTGATTCGCAATACACTTGATTATTATAAGCTTTCCTATCCTGAGATGGACTACCTTTGCACGGTGAATATCGCTAAAAAGCTTTGGCCGGAACTGGAAAATCATAAATTAAATACACTTGCGACGTATCATAACCTGCAATTTGAACATCACCACGCCCTGGAGGATGCTAGAGTCGCTGCACAAGTAATGATTCAAGCATTGCGTGATACAAAGACAAACTCTCTTGACCGTTTCTTAGAAGAATGCAGTATGACAAAGGGCAGCATCTACGAACATGGTTATTATCCGCCAAAGACGAAACGAGTGAAAAGAAGTACCACGATGTTTTTTAAATAA
- a CDS encoding CBS domain-containing protein, protein MNRVNNPTIKQEKATALYRNSDRFLTAFNRIEKGLKALLIKKEMGFSRAVKVLGKSNALIKQFQDDLLEFAELRNAIVHNKTDLMYTIAEPHDSVVERIETIELELLKPRKVDPLFIRKVVCFQETDPLSNVLEIVNKHGITKFPVYRGNVFQGLITHKGITKWLSKGIEKRINSLLDATLAEVLECEKRDNFRFISKETSVYEAKEIFKEQIGKGNRLEALLITKEGSSKGGLIGIVTNWDIMEI, encoded by the coding sequence GTGAATCGTGTTAACAATCCAACTATAAAGCAGGAGAAAGCAACTGCACTATATCGAAACTCAGATCGTTTTTTGACAGCATTCAATCGAATTGAAAAAGGTTTAAAAGCGTTGCTGATAAAAAAAGAAATGGGGTTTTCAAGGGCTGTTAAAGTCTTAGGCAAATCTAATGCGTTGATAAAACAGTTCCAGGATGACCTTCTTGAATTTGCCGAGCTGCGAAATGCTATTGTACATAACAAGACAGATCTTATGTATACCATTGCAGAGCCGCATGATTCTGTTGTAGAACGGATAGAAACGATTGAATTGGAACTTTTGAAACCCCGAAAAGTAGACCCGTTGTTTATCCGAAAGGTCGTATGCTTTCAAGAAACGGATCCATTGTCAAATGTGCTGGAAATTGTTAATAAGCATGGGATTACAAAATTTCCAGTATATAGAGGAAATGTATTCCAAGGGCTAATTACGCATAAAGGGATCACTAAATGGTTATCAAAAGGAATCGAAAAACGAATAAATTCTCTATTAGATGCAACATTGGCAGAAGTCTTGGAATGTGAAAAAAGGGATAACTTCAGATTCATATCAAAAGAAACATCCGTTTATGAAGCGAAGGAGATTTTTAAGGAGCAAATTGGAAAAGGTAATCGTCTGGAAGCATTACTGATCACAAAAGAAGGAAGCTCCAAAGGAGGGCTTATCGGCATTGTTACCAATTGGGATATTATGGAGATTTGA